A stretch of Garra rufa chromosome 11, GarRuf1.0, whole genome shotgun sequence DNA encodes these proteins:
- the zdhhc7 gene encoding palmitoyltransferase ZDHHC7, producing the protein MQSSGHRLRDVEQHQPLLSGGEEEVAASRVWFIQDSCGMVCAFMTWFLVMYAEFVVNFVMLLPSKSFWYTLINGVAFNFLAVLALTSHLRTMLTDPGAVPKGNATKEYMESLQLKPGEVIYKCPKCCSIKPERAHHCSICKRCIKKMDHHCPWVNNCVGENNQRFFVLFTMYIASISLHALCLSGFHFFTCVKVQWNECSDFSPPVAVMLLIFLCLEALLFLTFTAVMFGTQIHSICNDETEIERLKNEKPTWERRVRWEGMKAVFGGPPSLLWFNPFAGLRLRVLMVRARKNGAEFSV; encoded by the exons ATGCAGTCTTCAGGACACCGGTTGAGGGATGTGGAGCAGCACCAGCCCCTGCTCAGCGGAGGGGAGGAGGAAGTGGCGGCCAGCCGCGTCTGGTTCATCCAGGACAGCTGTGGGATGGTGTGCGCCTTCATGACCTGGTTTCTGGTCATGTACGCAGAATTTGTGGTGAACTTTGTCATGCTGCTGCCCTCCAAAAGCTTCTGGTACACTCTCATCAATGGCGTAGCATTTAACTTCCTGGCTGTGCTGGCGCTGACGTCGCACCTGCGAACCATGCTGACGGATCCA GGAGCTGTTCCCAAAGGTAACGCCACTAAGGAATACATGGAAAGTCTGCAGCTGAAGCCAGGAGAGGTCATCTACAAGTGTCCGAAATGCTGCAGCATTAAACCAGAGAGGGCACACCATTGCAG TATCTGTAAGAGATGTATCAAGAAGATGGATCACCACTGTCCTTGGGTCAACAACTGTGTGGGCGAAAACAATCAGCGTTTCTTTGTCCTCTTCACT ATGTATATAGCCTCTATTTCATTGCATGCGCTGTGTCTCAGCGGTTTCCACTTCTTCACCTGTGTCAAAGTCCAGTGGAATG AGTGTAGTGATTTCTCCCCACCTGTGGCGGTCATGCTGCTGATTTTCCTGTGTCTGGAAGCACTGCTGTTTCTTACCTTCACTGCTGTCATGTTCGGCACTCAGATTCACTCCATCTGTAACGATGAGACG GAAATCGAGCGACTGAAGAACGAGAAGCCCACGTGGGAGCGACGGGTGCGATGGGAGGGGATGAAGGCTGTTTTTGGCGGGCCGCCCTCTCTGCTCTGGTTCAACCCTTTTGCTGGACTCCGCCTTCGGGTTCTGATGGTCCGCGCCCGGAAGAACGGGGCCGAGTTCTCAGTCTGA